Below is a window of Nicotiana tabacum cultivar K326 chromosome 19, ASM71507v2, whole genome shotgun sequence DNA.
AAAAGAGCAGTTTGAGTATTCAACTACATAGACTATTCAAAGTTATAAATTCAGCTCTTTCCAAGAGGCACATCTTTTTTGCTTTGATGTCAACAGTTACACAGCTTGCATACTTCTAATGCCAACCAATTAAATTAGAGTTCTTTGACTTTGATTTATTCCTTCTTTAGACTTCCACACATATCTCAATCTTACTTCATAAATACATAACATAACCAACTCATATAAAAAGCCTAGGATTATGTCTACCCCACTTCTCCTTTCAGCTTATAATCAAGAAAATCTAAATCATCTGTCTATGGATTTTCCTCAACATTTTAGATGCCCCATTTCCATGGAGCTTATGAAAGATCCTGTTACAATATCCACTGGTGTAACATATGAGAGAAAAAATGTAGAAAAATGGTTCTATACTTACAAGAAAAAAACTTGTCCTGCTACAATGCAAGCAATTCACAGCTTTGACATGACTCCAAATCACACCCTCAAGAGACTCATTCTTGCTTGGCAAAATGGGAAATCTCAATCAAATTCATCCTCTTCATTTTCCAACAAACACGATGAGCTCGTTTCGTTGCTCAATACGATTGAATCGAGCCCTTTTAAGGTAAGTTCTTTAAAGAAACTCAAGTCAATTGTTGACGTAGGTGATCATGATGTGAAGGATGATTTCAAAACATGTGGTGGTGTTGAGGTTCTTGTTAGGATCATTCAACAAATTTTAATGGAAAGCTCGGATTTTGTCACGTTTAGAGCTTGTGAAGAGGCTCTTAGTCTTTTGATCAAATTGCCATTTGTATtagaagaagaggagacaatCAAGATTTTGTTACAACCAGGGTGCATGAAATCCATGGCCATAATGCTCCAACGGGGAAGTGCAGAAGCAAGATTTTGCACCGTTTCGATATTCCAAAGGATCACAAAAGCTGATTGCAATTGGAATATTGTGATTGAAGATCAAGGGATTGAATTCTTCAAATCCTTGTTGGAGATTTTATCTGATGAAATCTGCAGTAAGGCAAGTTCTTGTGCATTACAAGTGTTGATAGACATACTCGAAAAATCGAAAAAATCAAGATTGAAAGCTATAGAGGCTGGTGCTATTTGCAAACTCATTGAAATACTTCCAGATTCAAACAAATCAAATTGTGAGAAAATAATGTACTTGATCAAGTTATTGTGTGAATGTGCTGATGGAAGAATGGGATTCATAGAACATGGGTTAGGAATTGCAGTCATATCCAAGAAAATGTTGAATATTTCAAATGTAGCCACAAAAATTGGGGCGAAAATTCTTTCATTGATTTGCAATTCTAACCCCACAGAGAAggttttggaggatatgttgatgTATGGAACAGTGAAAAAATTGGTGACTTTGTTACATATTAGTGGCTCTTCATCAACAAAAGATAGAGTTCTCAAGATTTTCAAGTTACATGGTGATAAATGGAAGAAAAATCCATGTTTCCCTTATGAGCTCAAGaattatttggggttgggaagTGATTCTTTGTAAAATCATGGGTTCAAAAAAGGAGTTAATATGAAAGTCAGATACTTGTAAAGAAATTTGTTGAAATAGAAGAAAGTTTGTTAGGTTAATTATGTCCAAAGAGTGTTGAATTAACCATTTGAATTTTTGTAATCTGTTGGGCACGCCAGTTTGTTTAATGGTAATCATCCccaatagttttattttttgatgtaatttttgaTACATTTCATATGTGTCTTGGACGAAGCCAATGCTTATAGAAATTTCATTTTACCTTAATTGTTATAGCATTCTTGCTTTGTGTCTCTTAAAATACAATGTAGATATACATCCCAGTATGGTTTGGGGCTATATACGGTGTTTTCTTCCTCTTCTAATAGAGAGCACTTTACTACTTTATTTGTGGATCTACTGGATGCAAATCAAATACCgattgattaaaaaaataaacttgtatgaaaaaagaaaaagaaaaaatgaatcaGTCCCCATtgtatgaaaataaaaaataaaaaaatattgtagATAGTTGAACTTCCTCATTAAATGCTTGGTCAGCCAAGTaaaactttataatttttgtaactGATTATTAAACTTTGACCTCAGCTAATTAATTTCATTTTGAAGTTTTCTTATCTAGGAAATCATGTTACAAGTATTGTTCAAAGACGATCGAAATAAATACTAGGAAATAGAAAGAAAGTctaaatttgacattgtctaatGATTTTGATGGAAGTTCAACTGTTTTAATGGAAATATAACAGATATATTACCACCTTTATACGTCATGTTTCTTGCTACTTCCAACAGTGAAGTTGACTTTTGCCTATATATCGTGTGCCCAGATTAAATTATTGGGgataatattttatcttaatgGCACACCACGTCACTTCCTTATATAGTTCATTTCTTTTTTAAAGTTGCATTAGTCATCAAgagcaatttttattttattttatttaccaCAACAAAGAATTATGGTAAGACCAACATAACAATGCAATTTCTTTTGGTTAAAAAGAAAGATTATCAATTGTAAGCGTATAACGTAACTTCATTACGACAATAAATAATTAACATCAAAGTAAAGTTTACTTTAACTTGAAAGTCAGTTTTGAACATCTCAAATATCAATTCAATTGGTTTTTATCAATTATAAAAATGTGATCGAACATGATGAATGCATTTGGAAATGTAGGCAGAACTTAGTAAGTCAGAGTTAGAtaatgatttttcttttaaagtATAGGGAGGTCACGGTTTAACCTTTCATATTCATCTTACTTTCGCAACATTTCCACTAAAAAGATAAGAGGGAGAGAACGTTGCATTCTTCATCGTTTCTTCCAGTTTTATTAAAGAAATATTATTAAACTTAATTTGACTTATATAATTTATTAGTAATTGTTGTGTAAAATattaaagtaaaattttgaaaaagttaGTTCGATCAACAGTGAAAATATCATATTATCTTTTAGATTTGTGTACTTTATCTATAATTCTTGAGGGGTTGTGAAAGTTATTTTGACCAATTTTTAGTATTCCTTAAAATGAAAATCTACATATAAAAAAGGTAATCCGGCACTGAGTTCTAGCTATATGTAGGATCTAGTCGGATCAACTATATAAGTATATAGGATCTATTGTACTCAATTTTATCTTGCGGTTCCACAAGAGATTGTTTTCACGGCTTGAATCCGAGATCTCCAAATTAAATGGCAACGACTCTTACACTTTAGTGGCTCaccttcaaaatatcatatacACATTATTATTAAATTTTAGATGGTTTAGTTTGGACTTTTGATGGGTTGTGAGAGTTGCGTTGGAAAACACTCCATCAATTTCGACTTATTTGACATAGTTTAACtctgacatgaaatttaagaatgaataaagacttaaaatttgaattctTGAACATAACATAATGTTTATATTGGTATAAGACTTGTAAAATTTGTGGTATTTTAACCATGACATTAATATTTATGTGGCTATAACTTATAAATTATCATTAAagaaatacatataaaaatatattattcttttttttggaatggactaataataaaataatattaaacaaagtGAAACGAAGGATGATCCATAAGAAAGGTGGCAGGATTCGAACCTATGTTCGGCTTATCGTAATCGATAGCTACGACAATCTTCTCTTATGGCTCTTTCTAGAGAAATAGAGAAAGAGAGTTGCCCAAACCAAACCCAGAAATAGAGAATCAAGCCTCTTTCTAATCCATTCATTTCTGCAAGCAGGGAATCCAGAGCGTTGCCCCCCTCCTACTCAAGGTCAGGGAGTATTTTAAAATGTCTTGAATTGAATTTAGTATTGAGAGAATAATAAGATCGGCTAACAACTTAACATCATCCTTTTTACTACAGAGAGGAAGTAGTTAATCATGAGCACGCGATCATGGTATCTCGTGCTATAATAGTTGCAAAGTAAACCCTTTGAAAATGACATTTCAAATAAAAAAACAGAAAACGAGCTTTCCTATTTTATTTCAACAAGTGAAAATTTAGACCAACTAGAAGTTAGCTATAGCTATCAAGTAGCTCATGGTTTTGATAGTTATgaataaaatcaaaaaattataaaacaagaaataaattaaaaaatagagCTGAATCTTAGTTCAACCACTGAACAGTTGAGCTGCAAACTTCATCTATTAACGCTAATTAAAGATCTTTTGAACGGGCATACTCCAAAATCAAATGAATTTCACTGGTTTTAGGAATATTTTGACATTTTGCTTAGTCTTTGGTCAAAGGActtaatataaatttaaaataaaaagtttgCACTCTTGCCGACTTTAGAAAAATTAAGTAGCTACATTTATTTATGTAGTTAAAAGGTGCACCTTGTATAGTAGGTGAAAGAAATAAGAACTTTTTTCTTATGTCAGAAGATAAAAATACTTTAGAAAGTAGAAACCTTTCACATGAAGACGTACGTACACAATTGCCTCTGCCAGAAGGCATTTTCCAAGTTGCACTATTGaaaaaaacaaatacccattTTGGTGGCCAAAATCTCACCGCACCTTGCTGTCTAACTTAACCATGAAATGAAATATAGGCATCCTTTATCTTCCATAGTCGTCTTTGACCTGTGGTGGAGACAAGAGACAAGAGACGGCGTCATCTTACACCACTTTATCGAAAAAGTTTCCTAAATATATACTATTTGActacttaattaatattttttaaaagataaCATATTTAATAGATCGACACCACTTGCACAAGCTCATACATAAGTTTTTAACTGCTTAGAGAATAAGTTTAATTACAGTCAAGTAAAAGATAAGGATAAAAGCGGCATGCTAGGATATGGTCGAGCTGTCGATCAAAACTAGTGAAAATCATAGTAGATCAAGATGTGATATCTTTCTATTGAAGCAGTTGAGTAGAGTTACCAGTAAAGTGCTCGGTGACCAGTGGAGGTGCAGACAAACTAGCCTAGTCTCCActgtttaaataaaaatattgctCGAGCATAATCAACTTATGCTGCTTTATTTAGAGACAGGATGCACATTTATATGTAAATTAAATAGATATGAGCAAGACAAATCCACAAGTTCTTGCATTGCAATAAATTAAGATCGATAGAAGTTATTCTGCATACAAAAAACTATCTGGCTAGTATTCTTCAATAATGTAAAATCTTTCCTTGTGCTTGAGATTTGATCAAATGAGGTCGAAAATTAATGTAACCCACCTTAGGATTTCTATCCTTGTCCTCAAGTATGGCTCTGCAACCCTGCCATAAAAGCCAGGTGTAAGTCACGTAAATGCAGTAAAAAGGGTGGCTGAAATATGGCATATTCTACCTCAAAGTAATCCTTGCTAAATTCTGTCCTCAACACATGACAAGCAATCCTATACTCTCGGATAAGGCAATTACCAACACCTTACAGCCTCTCTTCTCTTATCTGGAACAGAAAAAGGACTAATATGAACAATTTGCAAATAATCAAGAAATCGTCGGTTGAAATGTTGGTCAAATCAAGGCAATACGGCTGTGCAGAAGGAAAAGAAATTCAACATGTGGTTGTGGAGCCAGACATCATCACATTTttcatttgaagaacttgcaacccAGCAATACTGATCTAGTATCAATATGAAAATCTGAACATAAATAATCTTAATCCAAGTTCAGATTCTAAATAACCCTCCTGATGAGGCAGTTCTTAAGCAAATAAAAACTCAGGCAAAAGGTTCCCCATTTTTAATAAGTTGTCGAAATTAGcttattaaaagaaagaaaagatttcattgataattgtttttttaaaaaatcaactGAATTTCGCAGGGCTTGGGAGCGAGCCAACAAAGGTGAATATTGAAAAGGTTGAGCTAGGACACGAGTGGACCTATATTGTGGTTCTTAATTAGTTAGCCAGCTGTCCAATCACGTAGTGACAGCTGTAAGTTAAGGAAGTGTAGTCGGTTAGATGTGTATATAATAGAGTATGTACTCCTCTTGTTAATTCATTCGAAAATCGATGGAATAGTAGAATTCCATTTTCCTTCTTCATCGAGCTTCTCTGCAATTATAGTGGTCTCAATCTCttaacgtggtatcagagccgaTGTAATCGATTCAAGTTGCGTCGTTCTCATAGCTATCAAGCTCAGTCGAACCACTTCTTAGTTGATACAGCTAAATTTCTCTTCCATTTATGCTCGTTATCAATTCATTCGAGTTAGAGTTTGAATTATCTTATAACAACAGAATCTCTATTTCTAGTGAATCAATTCACCAAGTTTGGTTCGATCATCAATGTCGATTGAGGAAAACAGCTCTCCTAGGGGTTCGAACACAGCTGATTTGAACACTGGACTTCCAGAGGGATTCACAGCTTCTGTAGTCATCCATCAACATCATCCATTGTTCCTTCAACCATGCGATACTCCTGGTAGCTCTCTTATCTCAATTAAGCTAATTGGACATGAGAATTATGCCCTATGGAGTAGTTTTATACGAGCCAGTCTACTTGGCAAGAGTAAGTTAGGGTTTGTTGATGGTAGCTACACTAAGGATAAATTTTCCCCTTCTTTACATGAATTGTGGGAAAAATATAATGTCATAGTCTTGTCATGGATCATGAACTCAGTTAGTAATGAGTTGCTAAGTGGCATGGTGTATGCATCTAGTTCACAAAAGGTGTGGGTTGATCTTAGAAAAAGTTTTGACGAAGTAAATAGATCCAGAATTCTATTTTTGCACAGACAAATTGCTACTCTATCTCAGGGCATTTCATCCGTGTCAGTGTATTTCTCAAAGCTGAAGGAGCTTTGGGCAGAGTTTGATGTACTCATGCCTTGTCCTGGCTGTGGCTGTGAGGAGTCGAAGAGATATGCAGAACATTTTAGCAATCGCAGGTTGTTGCAGTTTTTGATGGGCCTGAATGAGATTTATTCTCAATCTACCAACCAGATTATGATGTGAGTCCTACTCCAACTATAAACAAAGCCTATTCTATGATAATAGCAGAAGAAAGTAGGAGATCAGTGGCCAACTTTGCTCAAACTTCTGCAGTAAATGAGGGAATAGTTATGTTCAGTGGAAAAGGAACTCCTCAAGTTTCAACTAGCTATAAGCCTAAGAAAAACAATCTGTTCTTTGACTATTGCAATTACAAGATCCATACAAGAGATACTTGCTACAAGCTTCATGGCTACCCCCTGCAGACTTCAAGCCAAAAAGGAAGACTGGACCTAACAATGTTTCTTAATACACAAGGGCTCAGACTAGTATTAGTTCTAGTAATGGAGGCTTTGAGGCTACAGCTAATTATGTAGGACatttgatctcgtccaatttcacacctcaaatcaaggttcTGAAATGGTCAATTAcaataatagtacccaacaagagtcggagtcgatttccacagggagttatatatgagagttaggggtatatattgtAGTACGTGAGTTTGAACTACCTCAATTTATACTTTCACAAATTGGGGTTATTTCTATCTCTattttaaactaagattgcaaagttaagaaatgaaactaagaaattatttttgttgtttttcaagttttgtaaaaagcctagggctatgaccattacctaggtgtttgcctaataaGATATAGatcttaatgct
It encodes the following:
- the LOC142173880 gene encoding E3 ubiquitin-protein ligase PUB23-like gives rise to the protein MSTPLLLSAYNQENLNHLSMDFPQHFRCPISMELMKDPVTISTGVTYERKNVEKWFYTYKKKTCPATMQAIHSFDMTPNHTLKRLILAWQNGKSQSNSSSSFSNKHDELVSLLNTIESSPFKVSSLKKLKSIVDVGDHDVKDDFKTCGGVEVLVRIIQQILMESSDFVTFRACEEALSLLIKLPFVLEEEETIKILLQPGCMKSMAIMLQRGSAEARFCTVSIFQRITKADCNWNIVIEDQGIEFFKSLLEILSDEICSKASSCALQVLIDILEKSKKSRLKAIEAGAICKLIEILPDSNKSNCEKIMYLIKLLCECADGRMGFIEHGLGIAVISKKMLNISNVATKIGAKILSLICNSNPTEKVLEDMLMYGTVKKLVTLLHISGSSSTKDRVLKIFKLHGDKWKKNPCFPYELKNYLGLGSDSL